A genomic window from Paucibacter sp. KCTC 42545 includes:
- a CDS encoding SET domain-containing protein — translation MTQAARKKSPFAAKQVPVKAAAAKGRRIVVRSSGVHGRGVYVVAPIAAGDTIIEYTGERISWDEAMDRHPHDPSQPNHTFYFHIEDGRVIDALVGGNSSRWINHSCEPNCETDEVDGRVFIKALVDLSPGEELFYDYGLTIDERYTPKLKKEFACYCGSPHCRGTMLAPKR, via the coding sequence ATGACGCAAGCCGCTCGTAAAAAGTCCCCGTTCGCCGCCAAGCAGGTTCCGGTCAAAGCCGCCGCCGCCAAGGGCCGCCGTATTGTGGTGCGCAGTTCGGGTGTGCATGGACGCGGAGTCTATGTCGTCGCACCCATCGCGGCGGGCGACACCATCATCGAGTACACCGGTGAGCGCATCAGCTGGGACGAGGCCATGGACCGCCACCCCCACGACCCCAGCCAGCCCAACCACACCTTCTACTTCCACATCGAGGACGGCCGCGTCATCGATGCGCTAGTCGGCGGCAATAGCTCGCGCTGGATCAACCACAGCTGCGAACCCAATTGCGAAACCGACGAAGTGGACGGCCGCGTCTTCATCAAGGCCCTGGTGGACCTAAGCCCCGGCGAAGAGCTGTTCTACGACTACGGCCTCACCATTGACGAGCGCTACACGCCTAAGCTGAAAAAAGAATTCGCCTGCTACTGCGGCAGCCCGCATTGCCGTGGCACCATGCTGGCGCCAAAACGCTAG
- the gap gene encoding type I glyceraldehyde-3-phosphate dehydrogenase yields MTIKIGINGFGRIGRMVFRAAIANFKDIEVVGINDLLEPDYLAYMLKYDSVHGKFDGEVSVEGNTLVVNGKKIRLTQERDPANLKWNEVGADIVIEATGLFLDKASGEKHLAAGAKKVVFSAPSKDDTPMFVYGVNHKTYAGQAIISNASCTTNCLAPLAKVLNDKWGIKRGLMTTVHAATATQKTVDGPSNKDWRGGRGILENIIPSSTGAAKAVGVVIPELNKKLTGMSFRVPTSDVSVVDLTVELNSEATYKEICAEFKAQSEGALKGVLGYTEDKVVATDFRGDARTSIFDADAGIALDSTFVKLVAWYDNEWGYSNKVLEMVKVVSA; encoded by the coding sequence ATGACGATCAAAATCGGTATCAACGGCTTCGGCCGCATCGGCCGTATGGTGTTCCGTGCTGCCATCGCGAACTTCAAGGACATTGAAGTCGTTGGCATCAATGACTTGCTGGAGCCGGACTACCTGGCTTACATGCTCAAGTACGACAGCGTGCACGGCAAGTTCGACGGTGAAGTCTCGGTCGAGGGCAACACCCTGGTCGTCAATGGCAAGAAGATCCGCCTGACCCAAGAGCGCGATCCCGCCAACCTGAAGTGGAACGAAGTCGGCGCCGACATCGTCATCGAAGCCACCGGCCTGTTCCTGGACAAGGCCTCGGGCGAGAAGCACCTGGCCGCTGGCGCCAAGAAGGTGGTGTTCTCCGCGCCTTCGAAGGACGACACCCCGATGTTCGTCTACGGCGTCAACCACAAGACCTACGCCGGCCAAGCCATCATCTCCAACGCTTCGTGCACCACCAACTGCCTGGCCCCGCTGGCCAAGGTGCTGAACGACAAGTGGGGCATCAAGCGCGGCCTGATGACCACCGTGCACGCGGCCACCGCCACGCAAAAGACCGTGGACGGCCCGTCCAACAAAGACTGGCGCGGCGGCCGTGGCATTCTGGAAAACATCATTCCTTCGAGCACTGGCGCTGCCAAGGCCGTGGGCGTGGTGATTCCCGAGCTGAACAAGAAGCTGACCGGCATGAGCTTCCGCGTGCCGACCTCCGACGTGTCGGTGGTTGACCTGACCGTGGAGCTGAACAGCGAAGCCACGTACAAGGAAATCTGCGCCGAGTTCAAGGCCCAGTCGGAAGGCGCGCTCAAGGGCGTGCTGGGCTACACGGAAGACAAGGTCGTCGCGACCGACTTCCGCGGCGATGCCCGCACCTCCATCTTCGACGCCGATGCCGGTATCGCGCTGGACAGCACCTTCGTCAAGCTGGTGGCCTGGTACGACAACGAGTGGGGCTACTCGAACAAGGTGCTGGAGATGGTCAAGGTCGTTTCGGCCTAA
- a CDS encoding S8 family serine peptidase, producing MQTPKNSTAFFRLFGLSLLGAALALALPQRPVQSAALAVSADAQARVIVRFKPQAASVRAKIMSARMDAASARDVAQTRATALGLRTGLNSRNAQGLRAHLSLDERTHVITASGMSSADLAGSLAADSEVELAVVDQRRRHTSVTPSDALYAGNGGIAPSSGNGSANGQWYLKAPAGEVVSSVNAPAAWDITTGNPAVVVAVLDTGVRFDHPDLSGQFVASNAFSTGKVGYDMIGYSNASAVGTANDGNRNDDDPSDPGDWVSQADITAGTLGTGCDSTDITNSSWHGTRTAGLIGAASNNAQGIAGVGWGIKLLPIRVLGKCGGYDSDIMAGMKWAAGIAVAGLPTNPSPAKVLNMSLGGTASCTGGTGTLYRDTISQVTAAGATIVAAAGNSEGQAVGIPGNCPGVIAVAALRHVGSKVGFSSIGPEVKIAAPGGNCINVGAGQPCLFPMLSTTNSGSTSPVANDGSYTNNSASVGTSFSAPIVAGTVALMLSARPSLSAAEVTALLKSTARPFATKGGTAGIPQCTAPTTVAQDECYCTTSTCGAGMLDAGAAVAAAQAANAVTVQISSAPASPTATQAVTLTGSSAGLAAGRTIASSSWSIVNGGGIVAAFDSGANSMTAALTPSAAGSFTVKLTLTDDQGLNYSNTSTVTVAAAPAPAPTPAPVSTPTSSGGGGGGAAGGWWVALLGLASWVLRRRAQA from the coding sequence ATGCAGACCCCCAAAAACTCGACGGCCTTTTTTCGCCTTTTCGGCCTGAGCCTGCTGGGCGCCGCCCTGGCTCTGGCCTTGCCGCAGCGACCGGTGCAGTCCGCGGCCCTGGCCGTCTCGGCCGACGCGCAAGCCCGCGTCATCGTGCGTTTCAAGCCGCAGGCGGCCAGTGTGCGTGCCAAGATCATGTCGGCCCGCATGGACGCCGCCAGCGCCCGCGATGTGGCGCAGACCCGCGCCACCGCTCTGGGCCTGCGCACGGGGCTCAACAGCCGCAATGCACAAGGCCTGCGGGCCCATCTGAGCCTGGATGAGCGCACCCACGTCATCACCGCCAGCGGCATGAGTTCCGCCGATTTGGCGGGCAGCCTGGCCGCCGACAGCGAGGTGGAACTGGCCGTGGTGGATCAGCGCCGCCGCCATACCTCGGTCACCCCCAGCGACGCCCTGTACGCCGGCAATGGCGGCATCGCGCCCAGCAGTGGCAATGGCTCGGCCAATGGCCAGTGGTATTTGAAGGCGCCGGCGGGCGAGGTGGTGTCCAGCGTCAATGCCCCGGCAGCTTGGGACATCACGACCGGCAACCCAGCCGTTGTCGTGGCGGTGCTCGACACCGGTGTGCGCTTTGACCACCCGGATCTGAGCGGCCAGTTCGTGGCCAGCAACGCGTTTTCCACCGGCAAGGTGGGCTACGACATGATTGGCTACAGCAATGCCAGCGCGGTGGGCACGGCCAATGACGGCAATCGCAATGATGACGACCCTTCGGACCCCGGCGACTGGGTCAGCCAGGCCGACATCACCGCGGGCACCCTGGGCACGGGTTGCGACAGCACCGACATCACCAACAGCTCCTGGCACGGCACCCGCACGGCCGGCCTGATCGGCGCGGCCAGCAATAACGCCCAAGGCATTGCCGGCGTGGGCTGGGGCATCAAGCTCCTGCCCATCCGCGTGCTGGGCAAATGCGGCGGTTACGACTCCGACATCATGGCCGGCATGAAATGGGCCGCCGGCATCGCCGTGGCCGGCCTGCCGACCAACCCTAGCCCGGCCAAGGTCTTGAATATGAGCTTGGGCGGCACGGCCTCTTGTACCGGCGGCACGGGCACGCTGTACCGCGACACCATCAGCCAGGTCACGGCCGCGGGTGCCACCATCGTGGCGGCGGCCGGCAATAGCGAGGGCCAGGCCGTTGGCATCCCCGGCAACTGCCCCGGCGTGATCGCGGTGGCCGCCCTGCGCCATGTGGGCAGCAAGGTGGGCTTTTCCAGCATCGGCCCGGAGGTGAAGATTGCGGCGCCTGGCGGCAATTGCATCAATGTCGGCGCGGGGCAGCCCTGCTTGTTTCCGATGCTGAGCACCACCAATAGCGGCAGCACCAGCCCGGTGGCCAATGATGGCAGCTACACCAATAACAGCGCCTCCGTAGGCACCAGCTTTTCTGCGCCCATCGTGGCGGGCACGGTGGCATTGATGCTGTCGGCGCGGCCCAGCTTGTCGGCTGCCGAGGTCACGGCGCTGCTGAAAAGCACGGCGCGACCCTTCGCCACCAAGGGCGGCACGGCCGGCATTCCGCAATGCACCGCACCGACCACTGTGGCGCAGGACGAGTGCTACTGCACTACCAGCACCTGCGGCGCCGGCATGCTGGACGCTGGCGCGGCAGTGGCAGCGGCGCAAGCCGCCAATGCGGTGACGGTGCAGATCAGCAGCGCCCCGGCCAGCCCTACTGCAACACAGGCAGTGACCTTGACCGGTAGCAGCGCCGGGCTGGCTGCTGGGCGCACGATTGCCAGTTCGAGCTGGAGCATCGTCAACGGCGGCGGCATCGTCGCTGCCTTTGACTCGGGTGCCAACAGCATGACGGCCGCGCTGACACCCAGCGCTGCGGGCAGCTTCACCGTCAAGCTGACGCTCACCGATGATCAAGGCCTGAACTACAGCAACACCAGCACCGTCACGGTGGCTGCCGCGCCCGCCCCAGCGCCTACGCCTGCGCCTGTATCGACACCCACGTCCTCGGGTGGCGGCGGCGGCGGTGCCGCCGGTGGCTGGTGGGTTGCTCTGTTGGGCTTGGCCAGCTGGGTGTTGCGACGCCGCGCTCAGGCTTGA
- the tkt gene encoding transketolase, translated as MANTAASNTTLMANAIRALAMDAVQQANSGHPGAPMGMADIAVALWSRHLRHNPTNPQWADRDRFVLSNGHGSMLIYALLHLTGYDLPIGELKNFRQLHSKTPGHPEVGITPGVETTTGPLGQGITNAVGLALAEKMLAKEFNIDAHKIVDHHTYVFLGDGCLMEGISHEAASLAGAWKLNKLIAIYDDNGISIDGQVAPWFADNTAQRFEAYGWNVVGPVDGHDVDAVDAAIAKAKLSTDKPTLVIAKTHIGKGSPNRANTAKAHGEPLGAEEIKLTRESIGWAHEPFVIPQAVYADWDAKAAGASQEAAWDERFEAYATAHPELAAEFLRRMAGVLPADFAQTAVDAVVAAHTKGETVASRKASQIALEAFTAAVPELLGGSADLTGSNLTNTKSTPAFRVEADGSSNGGRHINYGVREFGMAAIMNGVALHGGYIPYGGTFLTFSDYSRNAIRMAALMKQRVIHVFTHDSIGLGEDGPTHQSIEHVASLRLIPGLDVWRPADTTETAVAWTMAIASATRPSVLALSRQNLPYAPKTAVEDISKGGYVLSEPADAGLKKKARGVIIATGSEVQLALHAQASLAAQGIPVRVVSMPCTSVFDRQDAKYKQSVLPAGLPRVAVEMGVTDGWWKYGCAAVVGIDSYGESAPAPVLFKHFGFTTENVVDTVKVALGVAKLKGGKR; from the coding sequence ATGGCTAATACCGCTGCAAGCAACACCACCCTGATGGCCAACGCCATCCGCGCACTGGCCATGGACGCCGTGCAGCAAGCCAATTCCGGCCATCCCGGCGCGCCCATGGGCATGGCCGATATCGCCGTGGCCCTGTGGAGCCGCCATCTGCGCCACAACCCGACGAACCCCCAGTGGGCCGACCGCGACCGCTTTGTGCTGTCCAACGGCCACGGCTCCATGCTGATCTACGCGCTGCTGCATCTGACGGGCTATGACCTGCCGATCGGTGAGCTGAAGAACTTCCGCCAGCTGCACAGCAAGACTCCGGGCCACCCCGAAGTGGGCATCACCCCCGGCGTTGAGACCACCACCGGCCCGCTGGGCCAAGGCATCACCAATGCCGTGGGTCTGGCCCTGGCCGAGAAGATGCTGGCCAAGGAATTCAATATCGACGCGCACAAGATCGTCGATCACCACACCTATGTCTTCCTGGGTGACGGTTGCCTGATGGAAGGCATCAGCCACGAAGCCGCTTCGCTGGCCGGCGCCTGGAAGCTGAACAAGCTGATCGCCATCTACGACGACAACGGTATCTCCATCGATGGCCAAGTCGCCCCATGGTTTGCCGACAACACCGCCCAGCGTTTCGAGGCCTATGGCTGGAACGTCGTCGGCCCGGTGGACGGACATGACGTCGACGCTGTTGACGCCGCCATTGCCAAGGCCAAGCTGAGCACCGACAAGCCGACCCTGGTGATCGCCAAGACGCATATCGGCAAGGGCTCGCCCAACCGCGCCAACACCGCCAAGGCACACGGCGAGCCGCTGGGTGCTGAAGAAATCAAGCTGACTCGCGAGTCCATCGGCTGGGCGCATGAGCCCTTCGTGATCCCGCAAGCGGTCTATGCCGACTGGGACGCCAAGGCCGCCGGCGCCAGCCAGGAAGCCGCCTGGGACGAGCGTTTTGAAGCCTACGCCACCGCTCACCCCGAGCTGGCCGCCGAGTTCCTGCGCCGCATGGCCGGCGTGCTGCCTGCCGACTTCGCGCAAACCGCTGTGGACGCCGTCGTGGCCGCCCACACCAAGGGCGAAACCGTGGCCAGCCGCAAGGCCAGCCAGATCGCGCTGGAAGCTTTCACCGCCGCAGTGCCTGAGCTGCTGGGCGGCTCGGCCGACCTGACCGGCTCCAACCTGACCAACACCAAGTCGACCCCGGCCTTCCGCGTGGAAGCCGACGGTTCGTCCAACGGCGGCCGCCACATCAACTACGGCGTGCGTGAGTTCGGCATGGCCGCCATCATGAACGGCGTGGCCCTGCACGGTGGCTACATCCCCTACGGTGGCACCTTCCTGACCTTCAGCGACTACAGCCGCAACGCCATCCGCATGGCCGCGCTGATGAAGCAGCGCGTCATCCATGTGTTCACGCACGACTCCATCGGCCTGGGCGAAGACGGCCCGACCCACCAGTCCATCGAACATGTCGCTTCGCTGCGCCTGATCCCTGGCCTGGACGTGTGGCGCCCCGCTGACACGACTGAAACCGCTGTGGCCTGGACCATGGCCATCGCCAGCGCCACCCGCCCCAGCGTGCTGGCCCTGAGCCGCCAAAACCTGCCTTACGCGCCCAAGACGGCCGTGGAAGACATCAGCAAGGGCGGCTATGTGCTGAGCGAGCCGGCTGACGCTGGCCTGAAGAAGAAGGCCCGCGGCGTCATCATCGCCACCGGCTCCGAAGTGCAGCTGGCCCTGCACGCCCAAGCCAGCCTGGCTGCGCAAGGCATCCCGGTGCGCGTGGTCTCCATGCCTTGCACCAGCGTGTTCGATCGCCAAGACGCCAAGTACAAGCAAAGCGTGCTGCCGGCCGGTCTGCCGCGCGTCGCCGTTGAAATGGGCGTGACGGACGGCTGGTGGAAGTACGGCTGCGCCGCCGTGGTCGGCATCGACAGCTACGGCGAGTCGGCACCCGCACCGGTGCTGTTCAAGCACTTCGGCTTCACCACCGAAAACGTGGTCGACACCGTCAAGGTCGCGCTGGGCGTCGCCAAGCTCAAGGGCGGCAAGCGCTGA
- a CDS encoding ATP-binding protein: protein MLEFHSTSSSPPRPSPQQRPASVEFESVLDDLLTTTLEAVSAPVLVHGGQSILFANSAMQRLLGYGLADLQAMPHYAWATQDFIAPLKAYGERCLSESEQLPALECEAMTANGSIRYLEVTARHCSSAAGKLALLTCMDLSDMRHVQMTLLDVGRVMQQILENNPVPTLVLDANSRVSHWNSGCAQLTGIEAFDIIGSADAWRAFYPEPRPLLAQMLIQPELRPQLEQLYGAALRPSSLVPNAVEIEQFYPHLLGSGRWIFCTAVPLFDVQGKTVGAIATMQDVTERRLAEDALKRHQQELERLVAMRTADALKSHLELDAFMENASVGILCTSGHRILRANKKFSEIFELADASAEGEYSRRFFADPQAYTDLVRKAIPVLARGESLAHEMTMITAAGNQIWVQMIAYSSDAHNPSASVWWLLQDRSDVMRAQRELVRNYGEMKETNARLAEAQSQLLQSEKLASIGQLAAGVAHEINNPVGFVSSNLGTMRRYMESMLQLIGLFECVGIEHLPAAVHAQITQLRKAADFDFIHEDLPLLLQESEEGLNRVKKIVQDLKDFSRVDQSDWQDADINKGLDSTLNVVMNEIKYKAEIKKDYGTLPAVRCLAAQLNQVFMNLIVNASHAIETRGEIQLSTRCVDDWVCIKVIDNGSGMPPEVLRRIFDPFFTTKSVGQGTGLGLSLSFSIIQKHGGRIEVESTPGKGTCFQVWIPVSGPDLNAAESPGLA from the coding sequence ATGCTTGAATTCCACAGCACCAGCAGCAGCCCGCCGCGCCCTAGCCCGCAGCAGCGGCCCGCCAGCGTCGAGTTCGAGTCGGTACTGGACGATTTACTGACCACCACTCTGGAGGCCGTCAGCGCGCCCGTGCTGGTGCATGGCGGACAGTCGATTTTGTTTGCCAACTCGGCCATGCAGCGCCTGCTGGGCTACGGCCTGGCGGACTTGCAAGCCATGCCGCATTACGCCTGGGCAACGCAGGACTTCATCGCACCCTTGAAAGCCTATGGCGAACGCTGCCTGAGCGAGAGCGAGCAGCTGCCGGCCCTGGAATGCGAGGCAATGACGGCCAATGGCTCGATCCGATACCTCGAAGTCACGGCCCGCCATTGCAGCAGCGCCGCGGGCAAGCTGGCCTTGCTGACCTGCATGGACTTGAGCGATATGCGCCATGTGCAGATGACCTTGCTGGACGTCGGCCGGGTGATGCAGCAGATCCTGGAAAACAATCCGGTGCCGACCTTGGTTCTGGACGCCAATAGCCGTGTCAGCCACTGGAACTCGGGCTGCGCGCAGCTGACCGGCATCGAGGCCTTCGACATCATCGGCAGCGCCGACGCCTGGCGGGCCTTCTACCCGGAGCCGCGCCCCTTGCTGGCGCAGATGCTGATCCAGCCCGAGCTGCGGCCGCAGCTGGAGCAGCTCTACGGCGCGGCCTTGCGCCCATCCAGCCTGGTGCCCAATGCGGTGGAGATCGAGCAGTTCTATCCGCATCTGCTTGGCAGCGGGCGCTGGATTTTCTGCACCGCCGTGCCGTTGTTTGACGTCCAGGGCAAAACGGTGGGCGCCATCGCCACCATGCAGGATGTGACCGAGCGGCGGCTGGCCGAAGACGCCCTCAAGCGCCACCAGCAAGAGCTGGAACGGCTGGTGGCCATGCGCACCGCCGACGCCCTGAAAAGCCATCTGGAGTTGGACGCCTTCATGGAGAACGCCTCGGTCGGCATTCTTTGCACCAGCGGGCACCGCATCCTGCGTGCCAACAAAAAGTTCTCCGAAATCTTTGAGCTGGCCGACGCCAGCGCGGAGGGCGAATACAGCCGGCGCTTCTTCGCCGACCCGCAGGCCTACACCGACCTGGTTCGCAAAGCCATTCCGGTGCTGGCCCGCGGCGAATCCCTTGCGCACGAGATGACCATGATCACCGCGGCGGGCAATCAGATCTGGGTGCAGATGATTGCCTACAGCTCGGACGCCCACAACCCCAGCGCCAGCGTCTGGTGGCTGTTGCAAGACCGCAGCGATGTGATGCGCGCGCAGCGCGAGCTGGTGCGCAATTACGGCGAAATGAAAGAGACCAATGCGCGCCTGGCCGAAGCGCAAAGCCAGCTGCTGCAATCCGAGAAGCTGGCCTCCATCGGCCAGTTGGCGGCCGGCGTGGCACATGAGATCAACAACCCGGTGGGCTTTGTGTCCTCCAACCTCGGCACGATGCGGCGCTATATGGAGTCGATGCTGCAGCTGATCGGCCTGTTCGAATGCGTCGGCATCGAACACCTGCCCGCCGCCGTGCATGCCCAGATCACGCAGCTGCGCAAAGCAGCGGACTTCGACTTCATCCACGAAGACCTGCCCCTGCTGCTGCAAGAAAGCGAAGAAGGCCTGAACCGGGTCAAGAAGATCGTGCAGGACCTGAAGGACTTTTCCCGCGTGGACCAGTCCGACTGGCAGGACGCCGACATCAACAAAGGCCTGGACTCCACCCTCAATGTGGTGATGAACGAGATCAAGTACAAGGCCGAGATCAAGAAGGACTACGGCACGCTGCCCGCCGTGCGCTGCTTGGCCGCCCAGCTCAATCAGGTCTTCATGAACCTGATCGTCAACGCCAGCCATGCGATTGAAACGCGTGGCGAAATCCAGCTCAGCACCCGCTGCGTGGACGACTGGGTCTGCATCAAGGTGATCGACAACGGCTCGGGCATGCCGCCCGAGGTGCTGCGCCGCATCTTCGACCCCTTCTTCACCACCAAATCGGTGGGCCAGGGCACGGGCTTGGGGCTATCGCTGTCCTTCTCCATCATTCAAAAACATGGCGGGCGCATCGAGGTGGAGTCCACCCCCGGCAAAGGCACTTGCTTCCAGGTCTGGATTCCCGTCAGCGGCCCCGACCTCAACGCCGCTGAGTCGCCCGGCCTGGCCTGA
- a CDS encoding biotin--[acetyl-CoA-carboxylase] ligase: protein MPGTEAPHYQDWHAEALWLAMTPLLPDISIEVLARTESTNTTLLERVRSDPHSGTPLPYGRRSHDMQPCLLVAEQQTHGRGRLGRAWLSGIEGSSLTFSLGLPMAVKDWSGLSLAVGAAIADALEPDLAPGQSPQLMLKWPNDIWLDGRKLGGILIETVPAGAQRMVIIGVGLNIKPVSADFEASPSQYQTGFATLSELHPGLSAPAALALIAPAMARALLDFQAQGFAAGQAAYARRDLTLGRQVSAGPLQGISRGISASGELMLETADQGLQAVTGGEVSLRFFDDDTGGAN, encoded by the coding sequence ATGCCCGGTACAGAAGCCCCCCATTACCAAGACTGGCACGCCGAAGCCTTGTGGCTGGCAATGACCCCGCTGCTGCCCGACATCAGCATCGAGGTGCTGGCCCGCACCGAATCCACCAACACCACCCTGCTGGAACGCGTGCGCAGCGATCCGCACAGCGGCACGCCCCTGCCCTACGGCCGGCGCTCCCACGATATGCAGCCCTGCTTGCTGGTGGCGGAACAACAAACGCATGGCCGCGGCCGCCTCGGTCGGGCTTGGTTGTCGGGCATCGAGGGCAGCTCGCTGACTTTTTCGCTGGGCTTGCCGATGGCGGTGAAAGACTGGTCGGGCCTGTCGCTGGCGGTCGGCGCCGCCATTGCCGATGCACTGGAACCCGACTTGGCGCCGGGCCAAAGCCCGCAGCTGATGCTGAAGTGGCCCAACGACATCTGGCTGGACGGGCGCAAGCTCGGCGGTATCCTGATTGAAACCGTGCCCGCCGGCGCGCAGCGCATGGTCATCATCGGCGTGGGCCTGAACATCAAGCCGGTCAGCGCCGACTTTGAAGCCTCGCCCAGCCAGTATCAAACCGGCTTTGCCACGCTGTCCGAGCTGCACCCGGGACTGAGCGCCCCGGCAGCGCTGGCCCTGATTGCCCCCGCCATGGCCCGCGCCCTGCTGGACTTCCAGGCCCAAGGCTTCGCCGCTGGCCAGGCGGCTTACGCACGACGAGACCTGACCCTGGGCCGACAGGTCAGCGCCGGCCCTTTGCAAGGCATTTCACGCGGCATCAGCGCCAGCGGCGAGCTGATGCTGGAAACCGCCGATCAAGGCCTGCAAGCCGTCACCGGCGGCGAGGTCAGCCTGCGCTTCTTTGATGACGACACGGGCGGAGCCAACTGA
- a CDS encoding HD domain-containing phosphohydrolase → MSDQTVEPAVILFVDDEPSILSALRRLFRPLGYQVLLAEGGAAGLALLQAQHVDLVVSDMRMPEMDGVQFLEQVRQGWPEVVRILLTGYADITSTIGAINRGEINRYISKPWDDQEIVLAVQDGLRRQQLERENQRLAQLNQAQTQELQDLNQQLAQANTQLQDANSQLQQANDSLSNVNGELERRVSERTNELAQANNKLEANLQEIAASNQRLEQLNVQLEENFALSISVFAGLLELRDGSVAGHGHRVATLARRIAEHMALDEKEALDIYNAGLLHEVGKIGLPDNLLNKTVSLMDGQEFSAYKQHPIMAQAALTPLGRLRQTAVIIRSQQERIDGNGYPDGLTGYEVPLGSQIINIASTYESLISGKLAEKEFSTVEAVAAIREGAPARYDPEVLKAFDAVLLEMAQEADADTEVNSEGLRPGMKLSRPLLSPHGSVLLPVGFSFSVPVIKQVRELEARDGLNLSFFVKQAAAAGAAKAKPGTAAPAPAASQKVQHA, encoded by the coding sequence ATGAGCGACCAAACTGTTGAACCGGCCGTCATCTTGTTTGTCGATGACGAGCCTTCCATCCTCAGTGCCCTGCGGCGCTTGTTCCGGCCCCTGGGCTACCAGGTGCTGTTGGCCGAAGGCGGCGCGGCTGGCCTGGCCCTGCTGCAAGCCCAGCATGTGGATCTGGTGGTTTCCGACATGCGCATGCCGGAGATGGACGGCGTGCAATTCCTTGAACAGGTGCGGCAAGGCTGGCCCGAGGTCGTGCGCATCTTGCTGACCGGCTATGCAGACATCACCTCCACCATTGGCGCGATCAACCGTGGCGAGATCAACCGCTACATCAGCAAGCCCTGGGACGATCAGGAGATTGTGCTGGCGGTGCAAGACGGCCTGCGGCGCCAGCAGCTGGAGCGCGAGAACCAGCGCTTAGCGCAGCTGAACCAAGCCCAGACCCAGGAACTGCAAGACCTCAACCAACAACTCGCGCAGGCCAATACACAGCTGCAAGACGCCAACAGCCAGCTGCAGCAGGCCAATGACAGCCTCAGCAATGTCAACGGCGAGCTGGAGCGCCGCGTCAGCGAGCGCACCAACGAGTTGGCACAAGCCAACAACAAGCTCGAAGCCAATCTGCAAGAAATCGCGGCCAGCAACCAAAGGCTGGAGCAACTCAATGTGCAGCTGGAGGAGAACTTCGCCCTGTCCATCAGCGTGTTCGCGGGCTTGCTGGAATTGCGTGACGGCAGCGTGGCCGGCCACGGCCACCGGGTGGCCACCTTGGCCCGGCGCATTGCCGAACATATGGCGCTGGACGAGAAAGAAGCGCTGGACATCTACAACGCCGGCCTGCTGCATGAGGTGGGCAAGATCGGCCTGCCTGACAACTTGCTCAACAAGACGGTGTCCCTGATGGATGGCCAGGAGTTCAGCGCCTACAAGCAACACCCCATCATGGCGCAAGCGGCACTGACACCGCTGGGGCGGCTGCGCCAAACCGCCGTCATCATTCGCTCGCAACAAGAGCGCATTGACGGCAATGGCTACCCCGATGGTTTGACGGGTTATGAGGTGCCGCTGGGTTCGCAAATCATCAATATCGCCAGCACCTACGAGTCGCTCATCAGCGGCAAGCTGGCCGAAAAGGAGTTCTCCACGGTCGAGGCCGTGGCCGCCATCCGCGAAGGCGCGCCGGCCCGCTACGACCCCGAGGTGTTGAAGGCCTTCGACGCGGTGCTGCTGGAGATGGCGCAGGAAGCCGATGCCGACACCGAGGTGAATTCCGAAGGCTTGCGCCCCGGCATGAAACTGTCCCGCCCCTTGCTCAGCCCGCATGGCAGCGTGCTGCTGCCGGTAGGCTTCAGCTTCTCCGTGCCGGTGATCAAGCAGGTGCGCGAACTGGAAGCGCGCGACGGCCTGAACCTGAGCTTCTTCGTCAAGCAAGCCGCAGCGGCAGGGGCAGCAAAGGCCAAGCCAGGCACCGCCGCGCCAGCCCCAGCCGCCAGCCAGAAGGTGCAACATGCTTGA
- a CDS encoding hemerythrin domain-containing protein, whose translation MNQSSSRATPLTLKVIQDEHGALAAMLRTIPLLLAEQRRRGVLPDFGALRAMLFYVDEFPERLHHPKESLLLFPKLRARAPEIRGVLDKLDEDHRRGEHAIRELEHALLAYEMMGEARRAAFEEKAQHYVKCYLQHMEIEEREILPLALKVLNNADWAELDDAFAANQDPLSGHAPPEDYVLLFQKVLAALPAPLGLGPSLA comes from the coding sequence ATGAACCAGAGTTCGAGCCGCGCCACGCCGCTGACCCTCAAAGTCATTCAAGACGAGCACGGCGCGCTGGCCGCGATGCTGCGCACCATCCCGCTGCTGCTGGCCGAGCAGCGCCGGCGCGGTGTGCTGCCAGACTTTGGCGCCCTGCGGGCCATGTTGTTCTACGTCGACGAATTCCCCGAGCGCCTGCACCACCCCAAGGAAAGCCTGCTGCTCTTCCCCAAGCTGCGCGCCCGCGCGCCGGAAATTCGCGGCGTACTGGACAAGCTCGATGAAGACCACCGCCGCGGCGAGCACGCCATCCGCGAGCTGGAACACGCCCTGCTGGCCTACGAGATGATGGGCGAAGCGCGCCGCGCCGCCTTCGAGGAAAAGGCCCAGCACTACGTCAAATGCTATTTGCAGCATATGGAGATCGAAGAGCGCGAGATCCTGCCGCTGGCCCTGAAGGTGCTCAACAACGCCGACTGGGCCGAGCTTGACGATGCCTTCGCCGCCAACCAAGACCCGCTGTCCGGCCATGCGCCACCGGAAGACTATGTGCTGCTATTCCAAAAGGTGCTGGCCGCCCTGCCCGCACCGCTAGGCCTGGGGCCTAGCCTGGCCTGA